In the Solanum pennellii chromosome 5, SPENNV200 genome, one interval contains:
- the LOC107018574 gene encoding strigolactone esterase D14 — protein sequence MVILDLLRNMNGRIIGSGKETIILAHGYGGDQSVWDKILPKLCESYKIVLFDWCFSGANLLKHHFDAEKYSSYEPFADDLIALVDEMKLESFIFVGHSMSGIIGCIASIKRPTLFKRLILVSSSPRFINLEEYEGGFNIPEMEEMFQNIEEKYDVWSSNFASIAMDPSDPPSVDKFDKCLKRMGVEIALPLAKTVFLSDYRHILDKVITPCTIIQTKVDFAVPNSVPTYMHNTIKGESTVEIINTHGHFPQLTAHQEFLDVIHRILTS from the exons ATGGTGATATTGGATTTATTAAGAAATATGAATGGAAGAATAATAGGGTCAGGAAAAGAAACAATAATTTTAGCACATGGATATGGAGGAGATCAATCAGTTTGGGATAAAATATTGCCCAAATTATGTGAGTCTTACAAGATTGTTTTGTTTGATTGGTGTTTTTCTGGTGCTAATCTATTAAAACATCATTTTGATGCTGAAAAATACTCCTCCTATGAGCCTTTTGCTGATGATTTGATAGCTCTTGTTGATGAAATGAAGTTGGAATCTTTTATATTTGTTGGTCATTCTATGTCTGGCATCATTGGTTGCATTGCttctatcaaaagacctacacTCTTCAAAAGGCTCATCCTTGTTTCATCTTCTCCAAG GTTCATTAACCTAGAAGAATACGAGGGAGGTTTCAACATACCAGAGATGGAAGAGATGTTTCAAAACATTGAGGAGAAGTATGATGTTTGGAGTTCAAATTTTGCTAGTATAGCTATGGATCCAAGTGATCCTCCTTCTGTTGACAAATTTGATAAATGCTTGAAAAGAATGGGAGTTGAAATTGCATTACCTTTAGCCAAAACTGTTTTCCTAAGTGACTATAGACACATTCTTGACAAGGTTATTACCCCATGTACCATAATTCAAACCAAGGTTGATTTTGCTGTTCCAAACTCGGTTCCCACCTACATGCACAACACTATCAAGGGAGAATCCACTGTTGAGATCATCAACACTCATGGCCATTTTCCGCAGCTCACTGCTCATCAAGAATTCCTTGATGTAATTCATAGAATCTTAACTTCTTAG
- the LOC107020392 gene encoding CDPK-related kinase 5-like, translating to MGGCTSKPSPEPNYSNNDLYAPDGTAIPAKDNNSEDSKSKEGAEVGKKSPFFPFYSPSPAHYFFSKKSPANSTPRRFFKRPFPPPSPAKHIRAVLARRHGSVKPNAIPEGNELEGGGGLDKSFGFSKNFENKYELGEEVGRGHFGYTCKAKFKKGELKGQEVAVKVIPKAKMTTTIAIEDVRREVKILRALTGHENLVKFYDAYEDHENVYIVMELCEGGELLDRILLRGGKYTEDDARAVLTQILKVVAFCHLQGVVHRDLKPENFLFMSKDENAQLKAIDFGLSDFVKPDERLNDIVGSAYYVAPEVLHRSYSTEADVWSIGVISYILLCGSRPFWARTESGIFRAVLKADPGFEEQPWPTLSSEAKDFVKRLLNKDPRKRMTAAQALGHPWIKNSHDVEVPLDILIFKLMKTYMRSSALRKAALRALSKTLTVDELVHLKQQFALLEPNKNGTINLDNIKAALMKYATDAMKEARIHDFVASLNALQYRRMDFEEFCASALSVYQLEALDQWEQHARCAYEIFEKDGNRAIVIEELASELGLGPSVPVHAVLLDWIRHTDGKLSFLGFAKLLHGVSSRSITKVQ from the exons ATGGGTGGTTGCACATCAAAACCTTCCCCTGAACCCAATTATTCCAACAATGATCTCTATGCTCCCGACGGAACTGCTATTCCGGCTAAAGATAATAACAGCGAAGATAGTAAGAGCAAGGAGGGAGCTGAAGTGGGTAAAAAGTCGCCGTTTTTTCCATTTTACAGTCCAAGTCCGGcgcattattttttttcaaagaagtCACCGGCGAATTCTACGCCCCGGAGGTTTTTTAAGCGTCCGTTTCCTCCACCGTCTCCGGCGAAACACATACGAGCTGTGCTAGCACGGCGGCATGGTTCTGTGAAACCCAATGCAATTCCGGAAGGAAATGAATTGGAGGGGGGTGGGGGTCTTGATAAGAGTTTTGGGTTTTCGAAGAATTTTGAAAACAAGTATGAACTTGGAGAAGAAGTTGGGAGAGGGCATTTTGGGTATACTTGTAAAGCTAAGTTCAAGAAGGGTGAACTTAAGGGACAAGAAGTTGCAGTAAAGGTCATACCCAAAGCAaag atgaCCACGACAATAGCCATTGAGGACGTGAGAAGAGAGGTGAAGATATTAAGAGCTTTAACGGGACACGAAAATCTAGTAAAATTTTATGATGCATACGAAGATCACGAAAATGTCTACATAGTGATGGA GCTATGTGAAGGAGGCGAGCTTTTGGATAGGATACTTTTAAG AGGTGGAAAATACACTGAAGATGATGCAAGGGCTGTGTTGACACAAATATTGAAAGTTGTTGCATTTTGTCATCTTCAAGGTGTGGTACACCGGGATCTTAAACCAGAG AATTTCTTGTTCATGTCCAAGGACGAAAATGCACAACTTAAAGCCATAGACTTTGGGTTGTCTGATTTTGTGAAACCAG ATGAAAGGCTTAATGATATTGTTGGTAGTGCATATTATGTAGCGCCAGAAGTTCTACACAGATCTTATAGTACAGAGGCTGATGTGTGGAGTATAGGTGTTATTTCATATATCTTGCTGTGTGGCAGCCGTCCCTTTTGGGCTCGAACTGAGTCTGGGATATTTAGGGCTGTTCTCAAAGCTGATCCAGGTTTTGAAGAACAGCCTTGGCCTACATTATCTTCTGAAGCAAAAGACTTTGTGAAACGTCTCTTGAATAAGGATCCACGGAAAAGAATGACAGCAGCTCAGGCCTTGG GTCATCCTTGGATAAAGAATAGTCATGACGTAGAAGTGCCTTTGGATATACTgatattcaaactcatgaagACTTACATGCGTTCATCTGCTCTTCGGAAAGCTGCTCTAAGG GCTTTGTCAAAGACATTGACCGTAGATGAGTTGGTCCATTTGAAGCAGCAGTTTGCACTGCTGGAGCCAAACAAAAATGGCACAATAAACTTGGATAACATTAAAGCG GCCCTGATGAAATATGCAACAGATGCCATGAAGGAGGCACGCATTCATGATTTCGTTGCTTCA CTTAATGCACTGCAATACCGAAGGATGGATTTTGAGGAATTCTGTGCttctgcattaagtgtatatcAGCTTGAGGCTCTTGACCAATGGGAACAACATGCGCGCTGTGcatatgaaatttttgagaaagaTGGCAACAGAGCAATTGTCATAGAAGAATTAGCTTCG GAACTTGGTCTTGGTCCATCTGTTCCTGTTCATGCTGTTCTTCTTGACTGGATCAGACACACTGATGGAAAGCTTAGTTTTCTTGGTTTTGCAAAGTTGTTGCATGGTGTGTCAAGCCGCTCAATCACAAAAGTTCAATGA